In the Pseudanabaena sp. PCC 7367 genome, one interval contains:
- a CDS encoding tetratricopeptide repeat protein, with product MAQEFYQRGLEKLQQGDRVGAISEFEQALQASPDPLLAIKVYYQRGLAHFDSGSLDAAIADYGQAIKLEPEVDTAARINLALALAHITAKAPEQAIAAAKAAVQLKPGNPHAWRILARAGQQAQQLAEAIANYKQAAKFFLQQGNQSASGECVDAAYKLQVSLNQVTEAATQARKVAQMQDLQSQLAQSNAFFTQILTKISAGKYQQVLADLNWLLRADARDAKAYAMRGVVYSKLGNYQQALQDLNQAVYLDGKDVQIKISRAVVRTELGDAMGAIADFSEILKTNPNLASAYAGRGLAYFKLPNYRQAIEDYSRALQLKPNDAEIYSDRAVARVKFEDFEGALQDYQKAASLLFEQTNYNQPNLTSNDRSRKYQVVLAKIKQLQNDLADRQRFKAAQLHEPSDQPSLELQQHLLRLVGGNQEMAMRLITLSKLQYPGMTEVWYWKKVIFDLGSEL from the coding sequence ATGGCGCAGGAGTTTTATCAACGGGGCTTAGAAAAATTGCAGCAAGGCGATCGCGTCGGTGCGATCAGCGAATTTGAGCAAGCTTTACAGGCTAGCCCTGATCCCCTTCTGGCGATCAAAGTCTATTATCAGAGGGGCTTAGCCCATTTTGATTCCGGTAGCCTGGATGCGGCGATCGCTGACTATGGTCAAGCAATTAAGCTAGAGCCCGAAGTAGATACGGCAGCCAGAATTAATCTTGCTCTGGCTCTGGCTCATATTACGGCCAAGGCTCCAGAACAGGCGATCGCGGCAGCTAAAGCGGCGGTGCAACTAAAACCAGGCAACCCCCATGCCTGGCGGATTCTGGCCAGGGCAGGCCAACAGGCGCAACAATTGGCCGAGGCGATCGCTAACTATAAGCAGGCGGCAAAGTTTTTTTTGCAGCAGGGAAATCAAAGCGCCAGTGGCGAATGTGTGGATGCTGCCTACAAATTGCAAGTAAGCCTGAATCAGGTGACTGAGGCTGCTACCCAAGCCCGTAAAGTTGCCCAAATGCAGGATCTTCAATCCCAACTGGCACAAAGTAATGCTTTCTTTACCCAGATTTTGACCAAAATAAGCGCCGGCAAGTACCAGCAGGTGCTAGCTGATCTCAATTGGTTACTGCGAGCAGATGCCAGAGATGCCAAAGCCTATGCGATGCGGGGTGTGGTCTATAGCAAGCTGGGTAACTATCAGCAAGCCTTGCAGGATTTAAATCAAGCAGTCTATTTGGATGGTAAGGATGTTCAAATCAAAATTAGCCGTGCTGTGGTGCGGACTGAGCTTGGCGATGCGATGGGGGCGATCGCTGACTTTAGTGAGATCCTGAAAACTAATCCGAATCTAGCCAGTGCCTATGCTGGCAGGGGGCTAGCCTATTTCAAGCTGCCCAACTACCGCCAGGCGATCGAAGATTATTCACGGGCATTACAGCTCAAGCCCAATGATGCCGAAATTTATAGCGATCGGGCTGTGGCCAGGGTCAAGTTCGAAGATTTTGAAGGGGCATTGCAAGACTATCAAAAGGCGGCCAGCTTATTGTTTGAGCAAACTAACTACAATCAACCCAACCTGACCAGTAACGATCGCAGCCGTAAGTATCAAGTCGTGTTGGCTAAAATCAAGCAACTCCAAAATGACCTTGCCGATCGCCAAAGATTTAAAGCTGCCCAACTCCATGAACCCAGCGATCAACCTAGCCTGGAACTGCAACAGCATTTACTTCGCCTGGTTGGTGGTAATCAAGAAATGGCAATGCGGTTAATTACCCTATCTAAATTGCAGTATCCTGGTATGACTGAGGTTTGGTATTGGAAGAAGGTGATCTTTGACCTGGGTAGCGAGCTTTAG
- a CDS encoding IS630 family transposase (programmed frameshift), whose amino-acid sequence MPKRYIVRLSKEEREELQNLVSTGKAAAYKIKHANILLNIDINGQNWTDAEAAATFSCHRNTVANLRQRLIEGGLESALARKPRQSAPRPHVCDGESEAKLIALRCSEPPAGHARWTLRLLADKAVELEIVPAICHETVRQVLKKNELKPHLRQQYVIPPEQNADFVAHMEDVLEIYHQPYDSKHPVICMDEKPVQLVKQTRIPLPAKSGQPELVDYEYERNGTANIFLFTEPLAGWRKAVVSERRTSVDWAIEIQRLLEQDYADCETVILVCDNLNIHKLASLYQAFAPSTARRLVERLEIHHTPKHGSWLNIAEIELSALTRQCLDRRIPDRETLEQETSAWFIERNHLQKSVDWQFTTADARIRLKRLYPQIES is encoded by the exons ATGCCTAAACGCTATATCGTCCGTTTGAGCAAGGAAGAGCGCGAAGAGCTGCAAAATCTTGTGTCTACTGGTAAGGCCGCCGCCTATAAAATCAAACATGCCAACATTCTGTTAAATATCGATATAAATGGCCAGAACTGGACAGATGCGGAAGCCGCCGCCACCTTTAGTTGCCATCGCAATACAGTAGCCAACCTGCGTCAACGATTGATTGAAGGAGGTTTAGAGTCGGCCTTGGCACGCAAACCTCGCCAAAGTGCGCCACGACCACACGTATGTGATGGAGAGTCGGAGGCAAAGCTAATAGCCTTACGTTGTAGCGAACCACCTGCTGGTCATGCTCGCTGGACATTGCGATTGCTTGCTGATAAAGCGGTGGAGTTAGAAATTGTACCAGCTATTTGTCACGAGACCGTGCGACAAGTGCTGAA AAAAAACGAACTGAAACCACATCTACGTCAACAGTATGTGATTCCACCTGAGCAAAATGCCGATTTTGTTGCTCATATGGAAGATGTACTAGAGATTTATCACCAACCCTATGATTCTAAGCATCCGGTAATTTGCATGGATGAAAAACCGGTGCAATTGGTTAAACAAACACGCATTCCATTGCCGGCTAAATCAGGACAACCAGAGTTGGTAGATTATGAATATGAGCGCAATGGCACCGCTAATATTTTCTTGTTTACAGAACCTTTGGCCGGTTGGCGTAAAGCAGTTGTGAGTGAACGCAGAACCTCAGTTGATTGGGCGATCGAAATTCAACGCTTACTTGAACAAGACTACGCCGATTGCGAGACTGTCATTTTGGTATGTGACAATTTGAACATTCACAAACTTGCCTCGCTCTATCAGGCCTTTGCTCCGTCCACTGCGCGTCGGTTGGTCGAACGGCTAGAAATTCACCATACGCCCAAACATGGAAGTTGGCTAAATATTGCCGAAATCGAGCTGTCTGCACTAACCCGACAATGTCTGGATCGACGGATCCCAGATCGAGAAACTCTTGAACAAGAAACATCAGCTTGGTTCATTGAGCGTAATCATTTGCAGAAGTCGGTAGATTGGCAATTCACAACTGCAGATGCTCGTATTCGCCTTAAGCGACTTTACCCACAAATTGAAAGCTGA
- a CDS encoding TRC40/GET3/ArsA family transport-energizing ATPase codes for MRIILMTGKGGVGKTSIAAATGLRCAELGYKTLVLSTDPAHSLADSFDMELSHEPREVIDNLWGAELDALRELEGNWGAVKRYISEVLQARGLEGVQAEELAILPGMDEIFGLVRVKRHYDEQTYDVLIIDSAPTGTALRLLSLPEVAGWYMRRFYKPLQGMAQALSPVFQPIFKRVAGFSLPGTEVMDAPYEFYEQLEALEKVLTDNTVTTVRLVTNPEKMVIKESLRAHAYLSLYNVATDLVVANRIIPDQVQDPFFQEWKSAQQKYKQEIHDDFHPLPVKEIPLYSKEMCGLEALHRLKDSLCGDEDPTQVYYKENTIRVVEENNQYRLDLYLPGIPKEQIELTKTGDELNVRIGNHRRNLVLPQALSLLQPCGAKMEDDYLKIRFSEPAKVS; via the coding sequence ATGAGAATTATTTTAATGACTGGCAAGGGTGGTGTAGGCAAAACCTCGATCGCTGCTGCCACTGGCCTGCGTTGTGCCGAACTAGGTTACAAAACCCTGGTATTGAGTACCGACCCGGCTCACTCCCTGGCCGATAGCTTTGATATGGAGCTGAGCCACGAACCCAGGGAAGTGATCGACAACCTGTGGGGAGCAGAGCTGGACGCATTGCGCGAACTGGAAGGCAATTGGGGCGCAGTTAAACGCTACATCAGTGAAGTGCTTCAGGCCAGAGGTCTAGAGGGGGTACAGGCAGAAGAATTGGCGATCTTGCCGGGGATGGATGAAATCTTTGGCCTGGTCAGGGTTAAGCGCCATTACGATGAGCAAACCTATGATGTGCTGATCATTGACTCCGCACCAACTGGTACCGCTTTGCGATTGCTCTCTTTGCCTGAGGTTGCTGGTTGGTACATGCGCCGCTTCTATAAGCCTTTGCAAGGGATGGCGCAAGCCCTTAGCCCCGTGTTCCAGCCCATCTTTAAGCGGGTAGCTGGTTTCTCTTTGCCAGGCACTGAGGTAATGGATGCCCCCTACGAGTTCTATGAGCAATTAGAAGCATTAGAAAAAGTTTTAACCGACAACACGGTTACTACGGTGCGATTGGTGACCAATCCCGAAAAGATGGTAATCAAAGAATCATTACGTGCCCATGCCTATTTGAGTCTCTATAATGTGGCGACCGATCTGGTGGTGGCCAATCGAATTATTCCTGATCAAGTTCAAGACCCTTTTTTCCAGGAGTGGAAATCAGCGCAACAGAAATATAAACAAGAGATCCATGATGATTTTCATCCTTTACCAGTCAAAGAAATTCCGCTCTATTCCAAAGAAATGTGCGGCCTGGAAGCCCTGCATCGCCTGAAAGATAGTCTTTGTGGTGATGAAGATCCCACTCAGGTCTATTACAAAGAAAATACAATCCGCGTGGTTGAGGAAAATAACCAATATCGCTTGGATTTATATTTACCTGGCATTCCCAAGGAGCAGATTGAACTTACCAAAACTGGTGATGAATTGAATGTGCGGATTGGCAATCACCGTCGCAATCTGGTTCTACCTCAGGCTTTGTCGCTGCTGCAACCATGTGGCGCTAAGATGGAGGATGATTATCTTAAAATCAGGTTCTCGGAACCAGCTAAGGTGAGCTAG
- a CDS encoding histidine kinase dimerization/phosphoacceptor domain -containing protein → MSINTFFELSEDLMCVCDLAGGIVAANQAWHKYLAWDIDDLKSQPWLALVHPQDLTIAKKGWSELVDRSTRPAQGHIGSGLKRLDYTNSNHQNSLIKFSPIDPPSENQQTKQISRFQVHMHSQSGESVLVQWRFSIAPDHTVCGLGEIIDASLLPAQNPDLDMAQADQIPGYSNNGANCFASNGGPLDLDDELTVNNVNKHNPNRQSHQPIIANHPENHPDRQLEAELKEKELLLREIHHRIKNNLQVISSLLDLQAQRIKTPEIVVMFQESQHRIRTMALIHERLCQSSEFSQIDIEQYIQSLMDYLQRSYVDQLAKIKIHLHTQPTYLDVDRAIPCGLIVNELITNSFKHAFPDDQSGNIKIELEPSQEQVILKISNDGVPFPGDFNISGFQTLGLQLVNVLVQQLDGSIELEPSNGTQFTIKFPVT, encoded by the coding sequence ATGTCAATCAATACCTTCTTTGAGCTATCAGAGGATCTAATGTGTGTCTGCGATCTGGCTGGTGGTATTGTGGCAGCAAACCAAGCCTGGCATAAATATCTTGCATGGGACATTGATGATTTAAAATCGCAACCCTGGCTTGCTCTGGTTCACCCCCAGGATCTTACTATTGCTAAAAAGGGATGGTCAGAGCTAGTCGATCGCTCCACTCGACCAGCACAAGGGCACATTGGTTCTGGTTTAAAACGTCTAGATTATACAAATTCAAATCATCAAAATAGTTTAATTAAATTCTCGCCGATCGATCCGCCCTCAGAGAACCAACAAACTAAGCAAATAAGTCGCTTTCAAGTGCATATGCACAGCCAAAGCGGGGAATCGGTTCTGGTGCAGTGGCGCTTTTCGATCGCCCCAGATCACACAGTTTGCGGGCTGGGTGAGATAATTGATGCCTCGCTCCTACCAGCCCAAAACCCAGACCTGGATATGGCTCAAGCCGATCAGATTCCTGGCTACTCTAACAATGGTGCAAATTGCTTTGCTAGTAATGGCGGCCCGCTTGATCTAGACGATGAACTGACCGTCAATAACGTCAATAAACATAATCCCAATCGCCAATCGCACCAGCCGATCATAGCGAATCATCCTGAAAATCATCCCGATCGGCAGCTAGAGGCAGAGTTAAAAGAAAAAGAACTACTACTGCGCGAGATTCACCATCGGATTAAAAATAACCTGCAAGTAATCTCTAGCCTGCTCGATCTCCAGGCGCAACGCATCAAAACCCCAGAGATCGTGGTGATGTTCCAAGAAAGTCAGCACCGCATCCGCACAATGGCTCTGATTCATGAGCGTTTATGTCAATCCAGTGAATTTAGTCAGATCGACATTGAACAATATATTCAAAGCTTGATGGATTATTTGCAGCGTTCCTACGTCGATCAACTGGCCAAAATTAAAATCCATCTCCACACCCAGCCAACCTACCTGGATGTCGATCGGGCAATCCCCTGTGGCTTGATTGTAAATGAGTTGATTACCAATAGTTTTAAACATGCCTTTCCTGACGATCAATCTGGCAATATCAAAATTGAGCTAGAGCCCAGTCAAGAGCAAGTGATTTTAAAGATTAGTAATGACGGTGTGCCCTTCCCAGGGGACTTTAATATTAGTGGTTTCCAAACCCTGGGTTTGCAACTGGTGAATGTGCTGGTGCAGCAACTCGACGGCTCGATCGAGCTAGAGCCTAGTAATGGCACTCAATTTACAATCAAATTTCCAGTTACTTGA
- a CDS encoding alpha-D-glucose phosphate-specific phosphoglucomutase, translated as MDIKTISTTPFDDQKPGTSGLRKKVPVFQQPNYLENFIQATFNSIPERVGQTLVLGGDGRYYNREAIQIILKMAAANGFARTLVGQGGILSTPAASCVIRKYKAIGGIILSASHNPGGPKEDFGVKFNTSNGGPAPEKVTSAIFAESQRISEYQILEAEDIDLDKQTKTQLGNMTVEVIDAVTDYAGLMESIFDFGRINQLLTSGTFRLSFDALHAVTGPYAKAIIEQRLGAKPGSVVNAIPLEDFGGGHPDPNLVYAHDLVETMFGDNPPDFGAASDGDGDRNMVLGSKFFVTPSDSVAIMAANAKLVPGYANGIAGIARSMPTSQAADRVAAAMGLDCYETPTGWKFFGNLLDAGKVTICGEESFGTGSDHVREKDGLWAVLFWLNILAVRQESVEQIVTEHWRTYGRNFYSRHDYEGIASDKANQLMQQLRDRLGSLPGSKLGNHQVKYSDDFSYTDPVDGSISKKQGIRIGFEDGSRIVFRLSGTGTQGATLRVYLESFEADPAKHDQDTQAALADLIAIADQVAQIQAITERDQPTVIT; from the coding sequence ATGGATATCAAAACCATCTCCACAACTCCTTTTGATGATCAAAAACCCGGTACTTCAGGGCTGCGCAAAAAAGTGCCGGTATTTCAACAACCCAATTACCTAGAAAACTTTATTCAAGCTACGTTTAATTCAATTCCAGAGCGAGTTGGCCAAACCCTGGTACTAGGCGGCGATGGTCGCTACTATAACCGCGAGGCGATCCAGATTATTCTCAAAATGGCTGCTGCCAATGGATTTGCTAGAACTCTGGTTGGCCAAGGGGGAATTCTTTCTACTCCGGCGGCTTCCTGCGTGATTCGTAAATATAAAGCGATCGGTGGCATTATTCTGTCAGCCAGCCATAACCCCGGTGGCCCCAAGGAAGACTTTGGCGTTAAGTTCAATACCAGCAATGGTGGCCCAGCCCCAGAAAAGGTGACTAGCGCGATTTTTGCGGAAAGCCAGAGAATTAGCGAATATCAAATTTTAGAGGCTGAAGATATTGATCTCGATAAACAAACCAAAACCCAACTCGGCAATATGACCGTGGAGGTGATCGATGCGGTAACTGATTATGCTGGCTTGATGGAGTCGATCTTTGACTTTGGTCGGATTAACCAATTGCTCACTTCTGGTACATTTAGGCTCAGTTTTGATGCCTTACATGCGGTGACTGGGCCCTATGCAAAGGCAATTATTGAACAAAGATTAGGCGCTAAGCCTGGTTCGGTGGTGAATGCGATCCCCCTAGAAGATTTTGGTGGTGGTCATCCTGATCCGAATCTGGTCTATGCCCATGATTTGGTCGAGACTATGTTTGGTGACAATCCACCGGATTTTGGTGCGGCCTCCGATGGAGATGGCGATCGGAATATGGTGTTGGGCAGCAAGTTTTTTGTTACCCCCAGTGATAGCGTGGCAATTATGGCTGCAAATGCCAAGTTAGTACCTGGCTATGCCAATGGGATCGCTGGCATTGCCCGATCGATGCCCACCTCCCAGGCTGCCGATCGCGTCGCTGCGGCAATGGGGCTGGATTGTTATGAAACCCCGACCGGCTGGAAGTTCTTTGGTAATTTACTCGATGCTGGCAAGGTGACCATCTGCGGTGAAGAAAGCTTTGGTACTGGCTCCGATCATGTGCGTGAAAAGGATGGTTTGTGGGCGGTGTTGTTCTGGCTAAATATTCTGGCCGTGCGGCAGGAATCAGTGGAGCAGATTGTGACTGAGCACTGGCGTACCTATGGCCGTAATTTCTATTCCCGTCATGACTACGAGGGGATCGCCAGCGATAAGGCGAATCAATTGATGCAGCAATTACGCGATCGCCTGGGCAGCTTACCTGGCAGCAAATTAGGAAATCATCAGGTTAAATATAGTGATGATTTTAGTTACACCGATCCGGTGGATGGCAGTATCAGCAAAAAACAAGGAATTCGGATTGGGTTTGAGGATGGTTCACGGATTGTGTTCCGCCTATCGGGAACAGGCACCCAGGGGGCAACCTTGCGGGTTTATTTAGAGAGCTTTGAAGCAGACCCAGCCAAACATGATCAAGATACCCAGGCAGCCTTGGCTGATTTGATTGCGATCGCGGATCAGGTTGCCCAGATCCAGGCAATCACCGAGCGCGATCAACCTACTGTGATCACCTAG
- a CDS encoding phosphate-starvation-inducible PsiE family protein, whose protein sequence is MRPKKNSIGTVLDLFEGKKFVRVSKLLEDLVAKLLAIAMFFVIAVAVFDLFFVLTQELGHEPSFGFLEESLIEIFGVFLNVLIALEILENITSYLRNHAVQLELVIVTSLTAVARKIIVFKGSTEGIDLNGLAFAILALSISYWIIKRTNRCDPDPLE, encoded by the coding sequence ATGCGACCTAAAAAAAATTCGATCGGTACTGTGTTGGATCTATTCGAAGGCAAAAAATTTGTGCGGGTTTCAAAACTACTAGAAGATCTAGTGGCCAAGCTGCTGGCGATCGCCATGTTTTTTGTGATCGCTGTGGCCGTGTTTGACCTGTTTTTTGTGCTGACTCAAGAGCTAGGGCATGAGCCCTCCTTTGGCTTCCTAGAGGAATCATTGATCGAAATTTTTGGTGTTTTCTTGAACGTGCTGATCGCCCTGGAAATTCTGGAAAATATTACCTCCTATCTGCGCAATCATGCTGTCCAACTTGAGTTGGTAATCGTGACTTCATTAACAGCGGTGGCCCGGAAAATAATTGTATTTAAGGGCTCAACCGAAGGGATTGATCTCAATGGTCTGGCGTTTGCAATTCTGGCATTGTCAATTAGCTATTGGATTATTAAGCGCACCAATCGTTGCGATCCCGACCCGCTTGAATAA
- the prmC gene encoding peptide chain release factor N(5)-glutamine methyltransferase, whose translation MTEMSEIVGGANIVEEFYGWYERSQQQAISADIPASDLDWLVLNFLNANKLALRLQQIKPSKEQLEQLDRLWQEHLEQNTPLQYLVGKLTWRDLALKVDRAVLIPRPETELLVDIALESVPQFAQQFTQQRSKSSPQQLQTWLDLGTGSGAIAIALALAMPNAQIHAVDDSKAALQVAIENAKRNLLAQSERSALAESSPPQKSTKPIQIANLQFHQGSWFEPIEQMKKQFTGIVSNPPYIPTAELASLQPEVIKHEPHLALDGGSDGLAAIQHLINTAPAYLIPGGFWAVELMAGQADMVRSLLLANGNYVDIKVYQDYAGIDRFVSARGI comes from the coding sequence ATGACTGAGATGTCTGAAATAGTGGGAGGAGCCAACATAGTTGAAGAGTTTTATGGATGGTATGAGCGATCGCAACAGCAGGCAATTTCAGCCGACATCCCAGCTAGTGATTTAGATTGGCTAGTGCTCAACTTTTTAAACGCCAATAAGTTGGCTTTACGATTGCAGCAAATCAAACCCTCGAAAGAGCAACTTGAACAGCTCGATCGCCTATGGCAAGAGCATTTAGAGCAAAATACACCATTGCAATATCTGGTTGGTAAGTTAACCTGGCGTGATTTGGCATTAAAAGTCGATCGCGCTGTGCTGATTCCCCGCCCCGAAACGGAATTATTAGTAGACATTGCCCTAGAATCCGTCCCGCAATTTGCCCAGCAATTCACTCAACAACGCTCAAAATCATCACCTCAACAATTACAAACCTGGTTGGATCTGGGTACTGGTAGCGGCGCGATCGCCATTGCCCTAGCCCTAGCAATGCCCAACGCTCAAATTCATGCGGTGGATGATAGTAAGGCGGCTTTGCAGGTGGCGATCGAAAATGCCAAGCGGAATCTACTAGCTCAATCAGAGCGATCGGCATTAGCTGAGTCCAGCCCGCCTCAAAAATCAACTAAGCCAATACAGATTGCCAATCTTCAATTCCATCAAGGTAGCTGGTTTGAGCCGATTGAACAGATGAAAAAACAATTTACTGGGATCGTATCTAATCCGCCCTACATTCCCACCGCTGAACTTGCCTCACTTCAGCCAGAGGTGATTAAACACGAGCCCCATCTTGCCCTTGATGGCGGTAGTGATGGTTTGGCCGCAATTCAGCATTTAATCAATACCGCGCCTGCTTACCTGATCCCCGGTGGTTTCTGGGCAGTGGAACTAATGGCGGGACAGGCAGACATGGTGCGATCGCTTTTGCTTGCCAATGGAAATTATGTAGATATCAAAGTGTACCAAGATTATGCTGGGATCGATCGCTTTGTGAGCGCCAGGGGTATTTGA
- a CDS encoding IS1 family transposase (programmed frameshift) has translation MDTSELTCPKCNSSKIVKNGRIHNGKQNYKCKHCDRQFVANCEKKYISSETKALIDKLLLERVSLAGIARVADVSETWLQQYVNQKYVQVPQQVQVQDKKRGGLTLQLDEMWSFVEKKQAKVWIWLAIDVDTREIVGMHIGSRDEDGAKGLWQSLPPVYRQCAVCYTDFWRAYAQVIPSKRHQPVGKGSGLTNRIERFNCTLRQRASRLVRKTLSFSKKLANHIGALWLFIHYYNSSLLV, from the exons ATGGATACATCAGAGCTAACTTGTCCAAAATGCAATTCATCTAAAATAGTCAAAAATGGCAGAATCCATAATGGCAAACAGAACTACAAGTGCAAGCATTGCGATCGGCAGTTTGTGGCCAATTGCGAGAAGAAATATATTTCTAGCGAGACTAAAGCGTTAATCGACAAACTTCTGCTAGAGCGAGTTTCACTGGCTGGAATTGCTAGAGTTGCAGATGTATCAGAAACATGGCTACAGCAATATGTTAATCAAAAATATGTCCAGGTGCCTCAACAAGTGCAGGTTCAGGACAAAAAAAGGGGTG GCTTAACACTCCAGCTTGATGAAATGTGGTCATTTGTAGAAAAGAAACAAGCCAAAGTTTGGATTTGGTTAGCCATAGATGTTGATACCAGAGAGATAGTAGGAATGCATATCGGTTCGAGAGATGAAGATGGTGCTAAAGGATTATGGCAGTCTTTACCGCCAGTTTATCGACAATGTGCGGTTTGCTACACTGATTTTTGGCGTGCCTATGCTCAGGTAATTCCGAGCAAGCGCCATCAACCAGTTGGCAAAGGTTCAGGCTTAACTAATAGAATTGAGCGATTCAATTGCACACTTAGACAGAGAGCATCTAGGCTGGTTCGTAAAACTCTTTCTTTCTCAAAAAAGTTAGCTAACCATATTGGTGCACTCTGGCTTTTTATTCACTATTACAATTCATCCTTACTTGTTTAG